Sequence from the Ectothiorhodospira sp. BSL-9 genome:
TGGGCATGCGCGCCATCAAGGAGCAGGCAGGCATGACCTTGGCCCAGCCCCCCGATGAGGCCCAGTATGCCAGCATGCCCAGCAGCGTCATTGACGCCGGCCTGGCTGACATGGTGGTCCCCGTGCGCCTCATGGGTGAGCGGATCAGTGACTATCTGATCCGCAAGAAGCAGATCGGCACCCGGCGCATCAGCAATAAGGACATGGATCAGCGCCACGCCCTGGAAAAGATCGTGGTCTTGCTGCGAACCCGCACCAGTCACGACTTTGCCGATTACAAGACCAACACGCTCTATCGCCGCATCGAAAGGCGCATGAGCCTGCATCAACTGGACAAGCTCTCCCAGTATGTCCAGTTCCTGCGCGACAATCCCCAGGAACTGGACCTGCTGTTCAAGGAACTGCTCATCGGCGTGACCAGTTTCTTTCGTGACCCCATGGCCTGGGAGAGCCTGCAGGCCCAGGTACTCACCCCCCTGTGCCAGGCGCCCCCCTCCCAGGGGCGCGTCCTGAGGGCCTGGGTTGCCGGTTGCTCCACCGGCGAGGAGGCGTATTCGCTGGCCATTGCCTTCCGGGAGGTGCTGGAAGAATGCGCCCCGGGTGGACGCATCATGCTGCAGGTCTTTGCCACCGACCTCAACGAACACGCCATCGAACGGGCGCGTCAGGGCCTGTATCCGCCCAACATCGCCGCGGATGTGTCGCCCGAACGCCTGCAGCGCTTCTTTCAGGAAGAGGCGGGTGGCTACCGGGTCAATCGTGCCATCCGCGAGACGGTGATCTTTGCCACCCAGAACGTCATCATGGACCCGCCCTTCACCAAGCTGGACCTGTTGATCTGCCGTAACCTGCTCATTTACCTGAACACAACGGCCCAGCACAAGCTCATGTCGTTGTTCCACTACAGCCTGCTGCCCGACGGGGTCCTGTTCCTGGGTAATGCGGAAAGTGTGGGAGGTGACAGTGAGTTATTCACCCCACTGGATGCCCGTGCCCGCCTGTTCCACCGGGCCGAGGGCCGCATCAGCGTGCCGGATCTGGATTTTCGCTCTCGGCTGGCGGAACCGGAGGTGGAAACCCAGGCGCGCTGGGCCAGCGGAGCGCCTGCAGGCAGTCTGCAATCCCAGGCAGAGCAGGTGCTGCTCAGGGAATTTGCCCCGCCGGGGCTGCTGGTGAACGCGGACGGAGACATCCTCTACGTGTTCGGTCGTACCGGTGACTATCTGGAGCCGGCCAGCGGGCGGGCCAACTGGAACATTCATGTGATGGCCCGGGATGGGTTGCGTCAGGAACTGGCTGTGCTGTTGCCCCGGGCAGTCAGGGAACAACAGTCCATCAGCCAATCGAGCATCGGTGTTGGCAACGCGGATCGCCAGCAGTTCATCAACCTGACGGTCTCACCCATCCAGGACCCCGAGCCTCTGAAAGGCATGCTGATGATCGTTTTTCAGCCCGCGCCATCCCGGCCGAGCCTTCCGACCGAGTCGCTGGATCCCAAGGACCGCAAGGATAGCCGCATCCAGGAGATGGAGCAGGCACTGCAGCAGAGCCGCGAAGACCTGCGGGCGACCCGTGAGACCATGCAGGCCTCCCAGGAGGAACTTCGCTCGGCCAACGAGGAGCTCCAGTCCACCAATGAGGAGCTGACCACATCCAAGGAAGAGATGCAGTCACTCAACGAAGAGTTGCAGACCGTGAATGCTGAACTGCAATCCAAGGTGGAAGAACTCACCCTGGCCAACAGCGACATGAAAAACCTGCTCGACAGTACCGATATCGCTACACTCTTTCTGAGCAAGGACTTGCGCGTCCGCCGCTTCACCGCTGCGGCACAGCGCATCTTCAAGCTCATTGCCACCGATGTGGGGCGTCCTTTGAGCGATATTGTCACCGACCTGGACTATCCGGGGCTGCACGATGATGTGCAGGAGGTCTTGCGGAGCCTGTCCCATTTCATAGAGGAAATCCCCACCCGGGACGATCGCTGGTACCAGGTCAAGGTGATGCCTTATCGCAACCTGGACGATGTGATCGATGGCGTGGTGGTCACATTCACGGACATCACCAAGGCCAAGGCCCTGGAAAGCCGTTTACGCGGTATTCAATCTGCGCCGGAAGAATCCGGCGGGGAGCCAGACCATGACCCAGGGAGATGATCATGATGAGGTCCGCAGACTGAGAGAGCTGGCGGAGCGAAAGCTTCGGGAACAGGTCTCGGGCATGCCTGATCCGCCCACGGAGCCCCTGGCCCTGTTGCACGAGCTTCAGGTGCATCAGCTGGAACTGGAGATGCAGAACGAGGCCCTGCAAAAGGCCCGCATCGAGGCGGAGGCGGCGAGGGACCTGTTCGCACAGCTCTACGATCATGCGCCCATGGCCTATTTCAACCTGGATGCACAGGGGGAGGTGCGTCGCACCAACCTGGCGGGAGCCCGGCTGCTGGACATCACCCGGAGTGAGCTTGTGGGGCGGCACCTGGCGGTCTTCGTGAATGACGAGGACCGCCCCCGGCTGGCGGATTTGCTCCACAAGGTGTTTGCCGGTCAGGCATCGGGCGATGCTGAACTGGCCATCACCACCCATGCCGGCATCCCGCGCATCCTGCGGGTGGAGGCCTGTGCTGGTGAGGTGGGGCCGGATACCTGCCTGCTGGCGGCCATGGATATCACCGATCTGGTGGAGTCCCGCCAGGCGTTGATGGTTGCGGCCTCGGTCTACGAGACCCTGGACGAGGCGGTCATGATTGCCAATGCCAGGCAGCGTATCATGCGCGTCAATCCCGCCTTTACCCGCCTGACCGGATTCAGCGCCAATGAGGTACTGGATCAGAGTGTCGAACTGATCCGTGCCCACCGGGAACCCCCCGATTTCGAAGAACACATGCGCCGCAGCCTCCACACCACCGGTCACTGGCAGGGGGAGATCCTGCACCGGCGCCGATCGGGGGAGCATTACATGGCCTGGGTCTCCATGCACCTGCTGCGGGACGACAAGGGCCAGCCAACGCGCTACATCAGCGTGTTCCGGGACATCACCGAACAGCGCCGGGCTGAAGAGGTCATCTGGCGTCAGGCCAATTATGACCCGCTCACCGAACTGCCCAATCGCCTGCTCTTCCTGGATCGATTGCGCCACGGTATCCGCCAGGCCCAGCGACGGGGCCGACTCCTGGCCCTGCTGTTCATCGACCTGGATAAATTCAAGGAGATCAATGACCGGCTGGGACACGATGCGGGAGACGCCGTCCTCAAGGAAGCAGCACATCGCATCAGTGGGTGCGTGCGCACCAGTGATACCGCGGCACGACTCAGTGGGGATGAGTTCACGGTCATCATGGGCGGGGTGGAGAGTGATGGCTCGGGCGTGAACGAGGTGGGCGCAAAGATCCTCGATGCCCTGGGCCAGCCCTTCGACGTGGCGGGCACCCAGGTTGCCCTGTCAGCCAGTATCGGCACGGCTTTCTGTCCCGGCGATGCCACGGATCCTGCTGGCCTCATGAAATGTGCCGATCAGGCCATGTATGCGGCCAAGCAGGCCGGTGGGCAGCAGATCAGGCAGTTTTCGCCGGATCTGGACACCACGCTGCAGGAACGTGAAGCGCTGGCCCGGGAGCTGCCCGACGCCGTTGAGCGCGGCCAGTTCAGCCTGTGCTTCCAGCCCATCCTGGCGCTGGATACCCGGCAGGTGGTCATGTTCGAAGCCCTGCTGCGCTGGGAGCACCCCCGGCGTGGACAGCTCAACCCGGATCAGTTCCTGGGCCTGGCGGAATCCGCCGGCCTGATGGGGCAGATCGATGAGTGGGTCTTCAAGCAGTCCCTGAACGCCCTGGAGCGGCTGAATGATCAACTGGGCGAACAGGAATTGCCGCTCAAGATCACCATCAACGAATCATCCCCTGATGGTGACGAAGGGGTGTCGGTAGAGACCTGGAGGCACCAGCTGTCGCTGTCGAGGATATCCCCGGAGTCCGTCATCATCGAGGTGACCGAACTACTGCTTCAGGATGAGAGTGGCCGGATACGCGACTGGATGAACGAAGTGCATGCCAGCGGCCTGAAGATCGCCCTGAGCCAGTTTGGCATCAGCAGGACCGGGATACCTTATCTGCAGCGCTATCCGTTTGATCTGCTCAAGATCGACCGAAGCTTCGTGCACAACATGCCCCAGGACATGGCCGATCGCACCATCGTTCACAGCATCATCAACATGGCCCATGGACTCGGACTGAAGGTGGTGGCAGAGGGCGTGGAAACCGATGAACAGCACGAACTGCTGTGTGCCGCCGGATGCGACTATGCCCAGGGATACCTGTTGGGCAAACCCCTCCCCATCGGTCAGATCCTGAGCGAGATGACCTGAATCCTGCGCTCCGGCACCAGCAACGTCCTCGCCCTCTTCGAGAGAGCCAGGGCGTTGCCGCCGCCAGATGCTTGAGCCTGGCAGGGGGGCTTCCCCTGGAGGCTGTGCGATGCCAGCTTACCGAAGTCCCAGGAACCCAAGGATGAACAGGATGATCACGATGGCGCCGACAATATAGATGATCTGATGCATGAGCTTCTCCTCTGTATGGAAGGGTCCAGTGCAGGGATGCGTGAACCCGGTACTGCACCTGCCACACTATGCGTAGCCGGACGCCGTGTCGGTACGGCGCCGCACACAGAGCCTGCCGGCGGTCCATGTGCGGTAACGGACAGACAGGAGGAGGGACTTGCCGCATGATGGATCCAGTAAAAGGGATGGCTTCCAGATATGAAATTTTCCACCTGCTTTTAGCGTAGCCAGCTAATGCGAGCGCCCCATGAAGAAAAAGCTCCTCATTATCCCGATTGTCGTCTTGAGTATCTTCCTGTTCGCGAATTGGCTCCTGTGGGGGCCTAATTCCTGGGAGGTGCAGATCTCCGGCACCACGGGCGACGGTCAAAACATCCAATACCGCATCGAGACGATTTATGCAGGAACCTCCAAGAGTCTGATCTTTCGCAACGAGGATGCCCGTTTCTGGCCCCCGTATTTCAAATTCGACTCGGCGGATCTGCAGGCCCGTGCCAACCGGATCAAGGAGCAATGCCCCGAGGTGCCGGTCACCATCAATGGGTATAGCTTTCGCCTGCCGTTTCTCGACATGTTCCCCAACGCCACATCGATTGATGCCCCGGAGCGTTGCATTCAGGCAACAACGCGCGCGCCAGGTTCAGCCCCCGAACCTCTGCCACCCGATCCCGGGCAGAGTGAATGATCGAGGCAAAAAACGGCCTTGGCCCTGTTCGCTGGCGAGCAGGGCCTGGACTGTGGTTGACAGGGTATTGCATCGTCCTGGATTTAGTGCGATGTGGATCGACCAAACAGCAGCATTCCAACACCGGCCACCGCAGAAGCAGCGCCAAGGAGCAGGAACCAGATGGTGGAGTCAGTAAAGCGGCCTGTCACGGCCTCCGTTAACTGATCGCCAACGCTTTGGGATGACTGATATGCAAGGAAGAGCAGAATCAAGCCCACCACAATCAATACAAGAGCCAGAATTTTATTGGTCGCCATGTGCATCTCCTTTCAAATGACTACTTTCATGACCTGCTGGCGTCCGAGATGATGATCTCGACGCGCCGGTTCTGTTGACGGCCCGAGGCGGTATTGTTCTCGGCAACCGGATGCTCCTGGCCCCTGCCCGTGGTGCGCAGGCGGTTGGAATCCACACCCTGACGGACCAGATATCGCTTCACCGAATCAGCCCGCTGTTCCGACAGGCGGACGTTCGAACTGGCGCTGCCAACGCTGTCGGTGTGTCCCTCGATGATGGCTGTGCGTTCGGGATGCTCCCGGAGGAACGCGGCGAGCTGGTCGAGGTTGCGCACCGCGCCATCTCGCAATTCTGAACGCCCTGTTGCGAAGAGCAGGTCACCCAGGGTCAGGACCAGACCGCGGTCTGTGGGCCTGGCGTTCTTTGCTTCGATCTGTCGTTGCAGTTCCGCGGTTTCACGCCTCGATGCATCCACCTCACGGGTGCGGGAATCCAGGCGCGCGGTGGCACCCTGGTCGCTCAATGCGGCACGTTGATCTTCCAGCAGGCGGGTCTGCGCACGGGCCCTGGCGATCTCGACCTTGCGATCGGCGATCAGCACCTGGTGCCTGGCCCATTCTCCGTCTGCCTGGGGTTCTTCGGCCGCCCGCACGGCGACTTCCGCATCCTTGATCTCCACCGGCGCCCGGCTGGCCAGTTGCGGATCCGCCTGCAGTTGCATCAGTTTGGTACGGGCGTTGTCAGCACCCGGTGGCACGGTCATCGACGTTGCGCACGCAACCAGGAACAGGCTGGTTGCCGTGACCGCGACCAGTCGGGAAAGAGTGGCATATGGCGTTTTCATGGGCGTTCTCCCGAACCGCGTTGCATTTCCTGCTTCAGCACTTCAAGGCTCATTTCCATCTCCTCGTTGATCGCCTTGGCCTTGATCAGCTCGGCCTTGGCGGATGCCAGTTCGGCGTTGACGCGGGACTGTTTGGCAAGACGCTCGGCCCGCTCCATGTTCTCTTCCTGCACAGCCTTGCGGGCCGCCGCCAGGTTCTCGCGGGCCTCATTGAGTTCGACGGACGCATAATCCGCGACGCGTGCCTGTTCGGCACTGGTGATGGCGGTCTCGGCGGCCTGCAGGGCGTGGGTGGGAGCCGGTGGGGCAGACGCGCAGGCCGTCAGCGTGATCAATCCCGCGACAGCAGCCGCCACCGGCAGGGACCGAACCACCCGGTTCGGGGTGGATGGGATGGGTTTGGGTTTCATTTGCTTACTCCTCGAGGACATCACCGATCAGGAAAGCCACCCATACGTGGCAGCACCTGGCCTTGGACAAGTGTCCTTGAGTGCCGGGCGTGGGGTCGGTGCGCTGGCGCACCAAGCGGGGCATGGCGCGATGGCCTGTCATCGAGCTGTGTGCGGTAGCAGACAGACGCGATGCCGGGGTCAACGTAACCTGACTTCAGTGAAGAGGCTGGCTTCCAGGTCTGGAAGTCGCCGAATCCAGGAGAAAGAGCATGAAGAAATACCAAACAGTGACGGGTACTGCCCTGGTTCTGGGCTTGCTGGTCATCGCGCTGGCGGCCTGTGATAAGGGACCGGCCGAGAAGGCCGGGGAGAATATCGACGACGCCGTCGAACGTGCGGGGGATTCCCTCGAAAGAACCGGAGACCGCATCAGGGATGCGGGCCGGGACGCTCGTGAGTGATCAACGGGTGACCTATACCGAAAGTGACGCCTTCATCATTGTGAATCGTCGGGAGAATGTTATGAACAAGAATCAGGTCAAGGGCCGGGCCAACGAAGCCACGGGCAAGGTCAAGGAAGTCACCGGCCGGTTGGTCGGCAATGAAAGTCTGGAAGCCAAAGGGAAGATCCAGAAGGCCGCCGGCAAGGTCCAGGCGGAATATGGCGATGTGAAGGAGGACCTCAAGGATGATCTGGAAGGGAATTCGCGCTAGTTCGTCGAGGAGGGCGAATGCTTGAGATCTGGCGGTCGGAGGTGGCATCTCCGGCCGTCAGACTTCACGGAAGACACACGCTGTGTGCGCTAGCGCACGGATGGCCATGTTACAGACGCAGATCCTGTCTCCATCTGCCTTTAGGAGTTGTCATCATGAATACCTGGTTAAGGTATCTGTCCGTATTGTTCATGGCCTTCGCGCTGGTCGCGGTGGTGAGTTGTGCGGCCCCTTCCAAGCAGCAATCGGCCGGAGAATATGTAGACGACACCTTCATCACCACCAAGGTGAAGACGGCGATACTCAACGATCCTGATCTGCGAGTGACCGAGATCAGTGTCGAGACCTTTGACGGCGTGGTTCAGCTCAGCGGCTTTTGAGGTGGACCCCAAGATTCGGACCAGGGGTTAAGCTCTGATCATTCCGACAGGAGAATCTGATCATGAGCAGGAAACGCAAGCAATACAGCGCCGACTTCAAGGCCAAGGTGGCCCTTGAAGCCCTCAAAGGGGAACAGACCACCTCGGAGCTGGCAGCCCGCTTCGAGATCCATCCGACCATGGTGAGTCAGTGGCGGCGTGAGTTGCTGGACAAGGCGACGGGGATCTTCGAGGGCAAGGGTGGGGGCAAGGCGGCCCAGAAGACTCAGGAGGAGATCGACACCCTGTACCGTGAGATCGGCAAGCTGACGGTGGAACGCGATTTTTTATCACGCAGGCTCGGTCGTTGAGCCGGGCCCAGCGACAGGCCCTGGTGGAGCCGCAGGCGGTTGATGTCAGCGTCCGGCGACAGTGTCAGTTGCTCGACATCAGCCGTTCTTCGGTGTACTACCGGCCCAAGCCGACCCAGGATAGCGACCTGGAGCTGATGCGCCTGATTGACGAGGAATACCTGCGAAGGCCGTTCTATGGTTCGCGGCGGATGAGGGCCTACCTCAACCGCTTGAGCCACCCGGTAAACCGCAAGCGAGTCCAGCGGCTGATGCGCCAGATGGGCCTGCACGCCGTGTATCCGAGGCCGCGCACCAGTCGACCGGGCGAGGGCCACCAGATCTATCCCTACCTGCTGCGGGATCTGGTGATCGATCGTCCCAACCAGGTCTGGGCGACCGATGTGACGTTCATCCCGATGGCCCGGGGGTTCATGTACCTGGTGGCCATCATGGACTGGCACAGTCGTCGTGTGCTCTCCTGGCGTGTGTCGAACACCCTGGACACCGACTTCTGCATTGATGCCCTTGAGGAGGCTCTGGCACGCCATGGGCGACCCGAGATATTCAACACGGACCAAGGCTGCCAGTTCACCAGCAAGGCGTTCACCCAGGTGCTGAAAGACCACAAAATCCAGATCAGCATGGACGGTAAGGGCTGTTACCAGGACAACATCTTTGTGGAGCGGCTCTGGCGCAGCGTGAAGTACGAGTGCGTCTACCTGAAGGCCTTTGATAATGGCGTCCACTTACGCCAGGATCTGAAGCAGTACTTCACCTGGTACAACGCCGAGCGGCCCCATCAGGGGCTGGACGACGCAACACCGGATGAGGTTTACTTCAACCAACCTCTGACTCGGGCGGCCTGACGCCTGAGAGCTACAACCCCGGTTAGAGCTTAACCCCCCTGTCAGGTGGTCCAGTGGATGGGGTCCACTTCATTTGTCAGTTCCAGGGCCGAGATCAATCGGGCAATGGAGGTGGCCCGAGGCGTGGGCGGTGTGAA
This genomic interval carries:
- a CDS encoding chemotaxis protein CheB, whose amino-acid sequence is MTSTDDSPEPSSQARTSQDAPDSALQGAPQSTSPLAPPIVGVGASAGGLEALEDLLRGLPEQPGFAVVVVQHLDPTRKGMLTELLQRVTPLSVVQVEDGMTVVPNQVYVIPPGKDLSVLKGVLYLQEPTGRRGTRLPIDFFLRSLAADQGGHCVGVILSGTGSDGTLGMRAIKEQAGMTLAQPPDEAQYASMPSSVIDAGLADMVVPVRLMGERISDYLIRKKQIGTRRISNKDMDQRHALEKIVVLLRTRTSHDFADYKTNTLYRRIERRMSLHQLDKLSQYVQFLRDNPQELDLLFKELLIGVTSFFRDPMAWESLQAQVLTPLCQAPPSQGRVLRAWVAGCSTGEEAYSLAIAFREVLEECAPGGRIMLQVFATDLNEHAIERARQGLYPPNIAADVSPERLQRFFQEEAGGYRVNRAIRETVIFATQNVIMDPPFTKLDLLICRNLLIYLNTTAQHKLMSLFHYSLLPDGVLFLGNAESVGGDSELFTPLDARARLFHRAEGRISVPDLDFRSRLAEPEVETQARWASGAPAGSLQSQAEQVLLREFAPPGLLVNADGDILYVFGRTGDYLEPASGRANWNIHVMARDGLRQELAVLLPRAVREQQSISQSSIGVGNADRQQFINLTVSPIQDPEPLKGMLMIVFQPAPSRPSLPTESLDPKDRKDSRIQEMEQALQQSREDLRATRETMQASQEELRSANEELQSTNEELTTSKEEMQSLNEELQTVNAELQSKVEELTLANSDMKNLLDSTDIATLFLSKDLRVRRFTAAAQRIFKLIATDVGRPLSDIVTDLDYPGLHDDVQEVLRSLSHFIEEIPTRDDRWYQVKVMPYRNLDDVIDGVVVTFTDITKAKALESRLRGIQSAPEESGGEPDHDPGR
- a CDS encoding bifunctional diguanylate cyclase/phosphodiesterase — translated: MTQGDDHDEVRRLRELAERKLREQVSGMPDPPTEPLALLHELQVHQLELEMQNEALQKARIEAEAARDLFAQLYDHAPMAYFNLDAQGEVRRTNLAGARLLDITRSELVGRHLAVFVNDEDRPRLADLLHKVFAGQASGDAELAITTHAGIPRILRVEACAGEVGPDTCLLAAMDITDLVESRQALMVAASVYETLDEAVMIANARQRIMRVNPAFTRLTGFSANEVLDQSVELIRAHREPPDFEEHMRRSLHTTGHWQGEILHRRRSGEHYMAWVSMHLLRDDKGQPTRYISVFRDITEQRRAEEVIWRQANYDPLTELPNRLLFLDRLRHGIRQAQRRGRLLALLFIDLDKFKEINDRLGHDAGDAVLKEAAHRISGCVRTSDTAARLSGDEFTVIMGGVESDGSGVNEVGAKILDALGQPFDVAGTQVALSASIGTAFCPGDATDPAGLMKCADQAMYAAKQAGGQQIRQFSPDLDTTLQEREALARELPDAVERGQFSLCFQPILALDTRQVVMFEALLRWEHPRRGQLNPDQFLGLAESAGLMGQIDEWVFKQSLNALERLNDQLGEQELPLKITINESSPDGDEGVSVETWRHQLSLSRISPESVIIEVTELLLQDESGRIRDWMNEVHASGLKIALSQFGISRTGIPYLQRYPFDLLKIDRSFVHNMPQDMADRTIVHSIINMAHGLGLKVVAEGVETDEQHELLCAAGCDYAQGYLLGKPLPIGQILSEMT
- a CDS encoding DUF1523 family protein, encoding MKKKLLIIPIVVLSIFLFANWLLWGPNSWEVQISGTTGDGQNIQYRIETIYAGTSKSLIFRNEDARFWPPYFKFDSADLQARANRIKEQCPEVPVTINGYSFRLPFLDMFPNATSIDAPERCIQATTRAPGSAPEPLPPDPGQSE
- a CDS encoding DUF3185 family protein, whose protein sequence is MATNKILALVLIVVGLILLFLAYQSSQSVGDQLTEAVTGRFTDSTIWFLLLGAASAVAGVGMLLFGRSTSH
- a CDS encoding OmpA family protein, whose translation is MKTPYATLSRLVAVTATSLFLVACATSMTVPPGADNARTKLMQLQADPQLASRAPVEIKDAEVAVRAAEEPQADGEWARHQVLIADRKVEIARARAQTRLLEDQRAALSDQGATARLDSRTREVDASRRETAELQRQIEAKNARPTDRGLVLTLGDLLFATGRSELRDGAVRNLDQLAAFLREHPERTAIIEGHTDSVGSASSNVRLSEQRADSVKRYLVRQGVDSNRLRTTGRGQEHPVAENNTASGRQQNRRVEIIISDASRS
- a CDS encoding DUF4398 domain-containing protein, whose product is MKPKPIPSTPNRVVRSLPVAAAVAGLITLTACASAPPAPTHALQAAETAITSAEQARVADYASVELNEARENLAAARKAVQEENMERAERLAKQSRVNAELASAKAELIKAKAINEEMEMSLEVLKQEMQRGSGERP
- a CDS encoding CsbD family protein; protein product: MNKNQVKGRANEATGKVKEVTGRLVGNESLEAKGKIQKAAGKVQAEYGDVKEDLKDDLEGNSR
- a CDS encoding BON domain-containing protein; its protein translation is MNTWLRYLSVLFMAFALVAVVSCAAPSKQQSAGEYVDDTFITTKVKTAILNDPDLRVTEISVETFDGVVQLSGF
- a CDS encoding IS3 family transposase (programmed frameshift), with protein sequence MSRKRKQYSADFKAKVALEALKGEQTTSELAARFEIHPTMVSQWRRELLDKATGIFEGKGGGKAAQKTQEEIDTLYREIGKLTVERDFLSRRPRSLSRAQRQALVEPQAVDVSVRRQCQLLDISRSSVYYRPKPTQDSDLELMRLIDEEYLRRPFYGSRRMRAYLNRLSHPVNRKRVQRLMRQMGLHAVYPRPRTSRPGEGHQIYPYLLRDLVIDRPNQVWATDVTFIPMARGFMYLVAIMDWHSRRVLSWRVSNTLDTDFCIDALEEALARHGRPEIFNTDQGCQFTSKAFTQVLKDHKIQISMDGKGCYQDNIFVERLWRSVKYECVYLKAFDNGVHLRQDLKQYFTWYNAERPHQGLDDATPDEVYFNQPLTRAA